GCCGCTTTAGCTGCATTGGACGTGGTTGGCGCATCTCCTGCCACATCAGCACGGCCTTGGCGTGCAGTTTCCTCCCCAAACGGATCAGCCAGATCCGTTGTTTTCGGTCCGGTAGGAAAGCCTGTTTCAGTGCGCCGATCCGTTGGTTGCCGACCGACGTATCTCCCTAAACAAAAAACACATATCAGTAAAACAACTGCGCCGAAAATCGCAGCACTTTTTTGACATTTTTTACGTTTTTCCGGCGAAATTCTCAACCAAAACGGGCATTTTAAACACATTTTACTTCTCCTAAGAAATGACATTACATAAGCTGTTATTTTTGGTGTATAATACCATCATTGGCACTCCGAGGGCAATTATAAGCTGACGCCTTTTGTTGCCCGATTTGTCAGTGTTTTAAGTATAACGATAATATTGGGCTTGTGCTGCTTTATTTGGCAACGCTGACGTATATATTTTGAAAACATTTAAGGAGAAAACAATGAAAAAAATCTGTAAAAAATTAACATCTACTTTACTGACATTAGGGATCATTTCTACTGTTACTTTCACTGCCGCCTGTGGCAAAACGGAAAGCACCGCCAACACTGCCGCAACGGCTGTGGCAACCACAGATGAAGTTGCCGCCACAACCCCGTCTTCAACGGAAAAAAATCCCGATTTTACTTTGACTGCTGGTGAACTTACGATGAACTTGTCCGGAGATTCATGGGTCAAAGCCCCTGACAATCCGAACGCGGCCTACTATCGCATCAACAACGACATCAATGTTGCTTATGCCGAATTCAATGCCCAAAAGTTCAAAACTGAGGGCTTTATGATGAAGGAATATGACAGTGATCCCAACCAATTCTACAAACAGGTTGAATCGTCCATTTTCCCGGCCAATCCGCCTACCGACAAAAAGACAGCGTATTTTTCCAAGAACGGCGAGCCCGAAAACATCACCATTCAGGGGCATCCGGCTCACGTTTATCCGATTATCCTGCACAACCCCGGTCAGGATCTAACAGCTAATGTACTGGTTTTCATAAACGGTTCTCACATTCACACAACAACGATTGTTGCCATGCCCGGTAATGAAAAGTCCATCGCCGACTACAAGATTGCTGTGGTCAATCTGCTGAATGCCGCTACGGTTGCTGCAGCTAAATAATTTGGCTTCGGCTCACCGCTGGTTGATTCTCGGGTCACCGCTATCCAATCTTGGATTAGTCATTACCTGATAAGTTTCGTAAAAGAATTAAATCACCGTCGCCAGTTCAAGGCTTGCGGTGATTTTTTTGTCTGTCTGTGTTTCATGACCAGCTACCGAGAAGAAATGCGATAGATGCGCCTCCCTCGATTCGGTTAAAAGATCAATTCAGCCAATGGGTATCCGACAACCGCCAGCAGACCTACCATCATTGCCCCTGCCGCCAAACCGCTGACCAGCATCTGCCCCGTTGTTACATAACCGGTACCAATTGCTAGAGCAACATTAGGATGAGCTGACGGGGCGGCAAAGCTGCATGACGCCAAAAACCCGATAAAACAGGCGACGATTGCCGGATTAAGCCGCCCACCTGCGGCCGCCAATGGGAGCGCAACCGTTGTAACTAAGCTGACCGTAACAATATTAGACGAAAAATTAGTCTGCAAAGTAGCCCAAACAGCAATGATGAGTAACAGCACCGGGGCACTTACTTCAGCCGTGACCTTCGCCAACAGCTGATGCAAAAAATTATTAAGCCCCAAAGTACGCTCAGTTAAAGCCATCCCCATCGCCAAAGTCGCCGCACACATCAGAATACTTCCCCAAGCAATGCCCTGAGCGGTGGTTTCTTTAAATTTGATCAACGGTCGTTCCGTTGAACCAAGCAAAAACAGCAACACCGCTCCTAAAAGCGGCGGCCAAGCCGTTCCAAGTTGTTTCAGCCATTTTCCCATACCCTCGGTTTGCGCTGGTAGGAAACTCGGCAACAGCCACAATACGACGACTAAAATAAAAACGAACAAAATCTTTATTTCCCGACCTTGCGGCTGCCATTTTTCCACATGTTTCGGCCAATTATCAGCTTGCAGAACCGCACTGAGCGCAGGCATTTCACGTCTTGCCCAAATAATCAGAGAGGTAACGATAATTGCCGCTCCTGCCAATCCGACAGGCAGCATGACTGCCATATATTGACCATAACCGATAACCTTTTTAAAAACGTTTTGATAATAATCCATAGCTAAAATCGCAAACACATGCGAAATAGGGGTCATTCCCGAAGACAGAGCGCAAAGGAACGTCTGTCCAATCATCAAAGCCGCGGCCGAACGTGAACCTCGCTCCAACTTGAGTAAAGCGCAAGTTTCATGATGTAACGGCAAAAAAAGAATGAACAGTATTGTCGGTGACAAAAAAAGCCCGAGCAGCAGCACCGCGGCAAAATAGAGGCACATAAAGCGTCGCCCTCCGCTTGCTGCCAAACGATTACGAATGAACAGCAAAGCCACCTGTTTTACTACACCGGTCGTCGTCAAAGCATAAGTGCAAGTAAAGGTAAAAATAAGGAACGCTACCGTGCCGCTCCCCAGTGAAGCTGCTAAGACCTTATTCATACCGAGTTCCGGAATCATAGCTAAGCCCAGAAGCAGCAGCAAACTCGGCCAATCTATGGCGGTAGTGAACCATAGTACAAGTGTGCCGGCGAAAATGCCGAGCACAGCCGCTCCGGAGCGTGACAACACGCT
This is a stretch of genomic DNA from Mageeibacillus indolicus UPII9-5. It encodes these proteins:
- a CDS encoding SLC13 family permease, with the translated sequence MKNENFISVQSRHWHRRRSCKDLLIGYPWVLFWAALPLVLALSLPLPSVLSRSGAAVLGIFAGTLVLWFTTAIDWPSLLLLLGLAMIPELGMNKVLAASLGSGTVAFLIFTFTCTYALTTTGVVKQVALLFIRNRLAASGGRRFMCLYFAAVLLLGLFLSPTILFILFLPLHHETCALLKLERGSRSAAALMIGQTFLCALSSGMTPISHVFAILAMDYYQNVFKKVIGYGQYMAVMLPVGLAGAAIIVTSLIIWARREMPALSAVLQADNWPKHVEKWQPQGREIKILFVFILVVVLWLLPSFLPAQTEGMGKWLKQLGTAWPPLLGAVLLFLLGSTERPLIKFKETTAQGIAWGSILMCAATLAMGMALTERTLGLNNFLHQLLAKVTAEVSAPVLLLIIAVWATLQTNFSSNIVTVSLVTTVALPLAAAGGRLNPAIVACFIGFLASCSFAAPSAHPNVALAIGTGYVTTGQMLVSGLAAGAMMVGLLAVVGYPLAELIF